In Rhodococcus rhodochrous, a single genomic region encodes these proteins:
- a CDS encoding TetR/AcrR family transcriptional regulator — protein MTESAIDVSTASGRPTRRSLAKAERRRDLLRAAAHLIAERGFPGVRLEDLGAAVGISGPAVYRHFPNKDALLVEILVEISRRLLAGGTQVAETTPDPRDALEGLVDFHLDFALGEPDLIRVQDREFTSLPDEGQREVRVTQRRYVEIWVDVLRRIDPALPESDARTMAHATFGLINSTPHSADPRSPEGTRAVLRRMALAALAATPSALAAEPARTETA, from the coding sequence CGAGTCCGCGATCGACGTCTCGACCGCATCGGGACGCCCGACGCGGCGTAGCCTCGCCAAGGCGGAACGCCGACGGGACCTCCTGCGTGCCGCGGCGCACCTGATCGCCGAACGCGGATTCCCCGGAGTCCGCCTCGAAGATCTCGGTGCGGCCGTGGGGATCAGCGGTCCCGCTGTGTACCGGCACTTCCCCAACAAGGACGCCCTGCTCGTCGAGATCCTCGTCGAGATCAGCCGCCGCCTCCTCGCAGGTGGCACGCAGGTCGCCGAGACGACACCCGACCCGCGCGACGCCCTCGAGGGGCTGGTCGACTTCCATCTCGACTTCGCGCTGGGCGAGCCCGATCTCATCCGCGTGCAGGACCGCGAGTTCACGTCCCTTCCGGACGAGGGGCAGCGGGAGGTGAGGGTGACCCAGCGTCGCTACGTCGAGATCTGGGTCGACGTCCTGCGCCGCATCGACCCCGCACTCCCCGAATCCGACGCCCGCACGATGGCGCACGCGACCTTCGGACTCATCAACTCGACACCGCACAGCGCCGACCCACGCTCCCCGGAGGGCACCCGCGCAGTGCTGCGACGCATGGCACTGGCCGCTCTCGCCGCGACCCCCTCGGCTCTCGCGGCAGAGCCGGCCCGAACGGAGACCGCATGA